One stretch of Chaetodon auriga isolate fChaAug3 chromosome 18, fChaAug3.hap1, whole genome shotgun sequence DNA includes these proteins:
- the armh4 gene encoding uncharacterized protein armh4 isoform X2, which yields MLMFGTLHRLLLAGTCLCVSGTPVRLSDFGRTQDSDCDGSCARSVTTVGSTHTTGVKSEPSDTEHVTGLILGAGGGAGPEGTAPVTRTENGDSLAGRSGPSEAGGEAWSQRSEGKKVESRSEMGDAQRQSGGASVPPVDPEGKHEDASVTSAPIFGPTGGRKQLDITESASWLTPDGSSASSTAPPPQLSITAREAKDQETEDPETSLPSSTDPPNPGEQIQKLTSHSPIPPSVFVSPQTSTLLSIWGHDGATVSSLPEPLLPEIGPNLMPREDGPESLWTEAARPGGVDTAVPLSQDEATEGTMSSEALPLIFEPFEDVTPEGSVTPAPGSAQPPAAMATGGMPLSQVDLDQLVTVETDSDGPSRAPPLLMPDWTSPWQTSGAELLEPISSSDPSVSPRQALPEDHSERGAVRTPTLEESLPTTGSSSLSSFQHAMTTVTMATHQLVHKSRSGLEEMESEEEPDEDEDDENSEESVEDDSEEDLTETPKTSSTQPPYSLIPPPPVWVQRNQGLMRSWVELIREKAGYVSGMLAPVGIGITGALLIVGALYSIRMIHRKRRNSFKHQRRKQPREPGTSRQDQAMLLADSSEDEF from the exons ATGTTGATGTTTGGGACGCTCCATCGCCTCCTCTTGGCCGGgacctgtctctgtgtctccggAACCCCTGTACGCCTCTCAGACTTCGGCCGCACGCAGGACAGCGACTGTGATGGGTCGTGTGCCCGCTCAGTAACAACTGTCGGGTCAACGCACACCACAGGTGTGAAGTCTGAACCCTCAGATACAGAACATGTGACTGGCCTGATATTGGGTGCAGGAGGAGGGGCTGGCCCTGAGGGGACAGCTCCAGTGACGCGCACAGAAAACGGGGACAGCCTCGCTGGAAGATCTGGGCCGAGTGAGGCTGGCGGAGAGGCATGGAGCCAAAGGAGCGAGGGAAAGAAGGTCGAGAGCAGATCTGAGATGGGAGATGCTCAAAGACAGTCGGGGGGAGCTTCAGTTCCGCCTGTGGATCCAGAGGGCAAACACGAGGATGCATCTGTCACCAGTGCGCCCATATTCGGTCCTACAGGTGGGAGGAAGCAGTTGGACATAACCGAGAGTGCCTCATGGTTGACTCCAGATGGAtcttcagcctcctccacagcaccaccaccacagctgAGCATCACAGCAAGGGAGGCCAAAGACCAAGAAACAGAAGACCCAGAAACAAGCTTGCCATCCTCTACAGACCCCCCCAATCCTGGAGAACAGATCCAGAAACTGACCTCCCACAGCCCCATCCCACCCTCGGTCTTTGTCTCACCTCAGACCTCCACCCTTTTGTCAATTTGGGGCCATGATGGAGCTACAGTATCCTCCCTCCCAGAGCCCCTGTTGCCTGAAATCGGACCAAACCTGATGCCAAGAGAGGATGGACCAGAAAGCCTGTGGACTGAGGCAGCGAGGCCTGGCGGAG TGGACACTGCGGTGCCGCTGTCCCAGGACGAAGCCACAGAGGGCACCATGTCATCAGAGGCCCTCCCTCTCATCTTTGAGCCTTTTGAGGATGTCACACCGGAGGGGTCGGTCACACCGGCGCCCGGCAGCGCTCAGCCTCCTGCTGCCATGGCGACCGGAGGGATGCCTCTGTCACAGGTGGACCTGGACCAGCTGGTCACCGTGGAGACAGACAGCGACGGTCCCTCGCGTGCCCCGCCCCTGCTGATGCCAGACTGGACGTCACCTTGGCAGACGTCTGGCGCTGAGCTGCTGGAGCCAATCAGCTCGTCAGATCCGTCTGTTTCACCGCGGCAAGCTCTGCCAGAAGATCATTCGGAGAGAG GTGCTGTGAGAACACCGACTCTGGAGGAGAGCTTGCCCACCACTGGctcatcctccctctcatcCTTCCAGCATGCTATGACAACAGTAACCATGGCAACCCATCAGCTGGTGCATAAATCCAGATCAGGGTTAGAGGAGATGGAGTCTGAGG AGGAgccagatgaagatgaggatgatgagaaCTCTGAGGAATCGGTGGAGGATGACAGTGAAGAGGACCTAACAGAAACACCTAAAACATCCTCAACGCAGCCTCCGTACAGCctcatccctccacctcccGTCTGGGTTCAGCGCAACCAGGGGCTGA TGCGGAGCTGGGTAGAACTGATCAGAGAAAAG GCGGGTTATGTGTCTGGGATGCTGGCCCCTGTGGGCATTGGCATCACTGGGGCCCTGCTAATCGTCGGTGCCCTCTATAGCATCAGGATGATTCACCGCAAAAGGAGGAACAGCTTCAAACACCAGAGGAGGAAG CAACCTCGAGAGCCTGGGACCAGCCGTCAGGACCAGGCCATGCTGCTGGCCGACAGCTCCGAGGACGAGTTCTGA
- the armh4 gene encoding uncharacterized protein armh4 isoform X1 translates to MLMFGTLHRLLLAGTCLCVSGTPVRLSDFGRTQDSDCDGSCARSVTTVGSTHTTGVKSEPSDTEHVTGLILGAGGGAGPEGTAPVTRTENGDSLAGRSGPSEAGGEAWSQRSEGKKVESRSEMGDAQRQSGGASVPPVDPEGKHEDASVTSAPIFGPTGGRKQLDITESASWLTPDGSSASSTAPPPQLSITAREAKDQETEDPETSLPSSTDPPNPGEQIQKLTSHSPIPPSVFVSPQTSTLLSIWGHDGATVSSLPEPLLPEIGPNLMPREDGPESLWTEAARPGGVDTAVPLSQDEATEGTMSSEALPLIFEPFEDVTPEGSVTPAPGSAQPPAAMATGGMPLSQVDLDQLVTVETDSDGPSRAPPLLMPDWTSPWQTSGAELLEPISSSDPSVSPRQALPEDHSERGAVRTPTLEESLPTTGSSSLSSFQHAMTTVTMATHQLVHKSRSGLEEMESEEEPDEDEDDENSEESVEDDSEEDLTETPKTSSTQPPYSLIPPPPVWVQRNQGLMRSWVELIREKAGYVSGMLAPVGIGITGALLIVGALYSIRMIHRKRRNSFKHQRRKVRQPEQPREPGTSRQDQAMLLADSSEDEF, encoded by the exons ATGTTGATGTTTGGGACGCTCCATCGCCTCCTCTTGGCCGGgacctgtctctgtgtctccggAACCCCTGTACGCCTCTCAGACTTCGGCCGCACGCAGGACAGCGACTGTGATGGGTCGTGTGCCCGCTCAGTAACAACTGTCGGGTCAACGCACACCACAGGTGTGAAGTCTGAACCCTCAGATACAGAACATGTGACTGGCCTGATATTGGGTGCAGGAGGAGGGGCTGGCCCTGAGGGGACAGCTCCAGTGACGCGCACAGAAAACGGGGACAGCCTCGCTGGAAGATCTGGGCCGAGTGAGGCTGGCGGAGAGGCATGGAGCCAAAGGAGCGAGGGAAAGAAGGTCGAGAGCAGATCTGAGATGGGAGATGCTCAAAGACAGTCGGGGGGAGCTTCAGTTCCGCCTGTGGATCCAGAGGGCAAACACGAGGATGCATCTGTCACCAGTGCGCCCATATTCGGTCCTACAGGTGGGAGGAAGCAGTTGGACATAACCGAGAGTGCCTCATGGTTGACTCCAGATGGAtcttcagcctcctccacagcaccaccaccacagctgAGCATCACAGCAAGGGAGGCCAAAGACCAAGAAACAGAAGACCCAGAAACAAGCTTGCCATCCTCTACAGACCCCCCCAATCCTGGAGAACAGATCCAGAAACTGACCTCCCACAGCCCCATCCCACCCTCGGTCTTTGTCTCACCTCAGACCTCCACCCTTTTGTCAATTTGGGGCCATGATGGAGCTACAGTATCCTCCCTCCCAGAGCCCCTGTTGCCTGAAATCGGACCAAACCTGATGCCAAGAGAGGATGGACCAGAAAGCCTGTGGACTGAGGCAGCGAGGCCTGGCGGAG TGGACACTGCGGTGCCGCTGTCCCAGGACGAAGCCACAGAGGGCACCATGTCATCAGAGGCCCTCCCTCTCATCTTTGAGCCTTTTGAGGATGTCACACCGGAGGGGTCGGTCACACCGGCGCCCGGCAGCGCTCAGCCTCCTGCTGCCATGGCGACCGGAGGGATGCCTCTGTCACAGGTGGACCTGGACCAGCTGGTCACCGTGGAGACAGACAGCGACGGTCCCTCGCGTGCCCCGCCCCTGCTGATGCCAGACTGGACGTCACCTTGGCAGACGTCTGGCGCTGAGCTGCTGGAGCCAATCAGCTCGTCAGATCCGTCTGTTTCACCGCGGCAAGCTCTGCCAGAAGATCATTCGGAGAGAG GTGCTGTGAGAACACCGACTCTGGAGGAGAGCTTGCCCACCACTGGctcatcctccctctcatcCTTCCAGCATGCTATGACAACAGTAACCATGGCAACCCATCAGCTGGTGCATAAATCCAGATCAGGGTTAGAGGAGATGGAGTCTGAGG AGGAgccagatgaagatgaggatgatgagaaCTCTGAGGAATCGGTGGAGGATGACAGTGAAGAGGACCTAACAGAAACACCTAAAACATCCTCAACGCAGCCTCCGTACAGCctcatccctccacctcccGTCTGGGTTCAGCGCAACCAGGGGCTGA TGCGGAGCTGGGTAGAACTGATCAGAGAAAAG GCGGGTTATGTGTCTGGGATGCTGGCCCCTGTGGGCATTGGCATCACTGGGGCCCTGCTAATCGTCGGTGCCCTCTATAGCATCAGGATGATTCACCGCAAAAGGAGGAACAGCTTCAAACACCAGAGGAGGAAGGTCAGACAGCCAGAG CAACCTCGAGAGCCTGGGACCAGCCGTCAGGACCAGGCCATGCTGCTGGCCGACAGCTCCGAGGACGAGTTCTGA